The Chlorocebus sabaeus isolate Y175 chromosome 18, mChlSab1.0.hap1, whole genome shotgun sequence genome window below encodes:
- the CHMP1B gene encoding charged multivesicular body protein 1b, which yields MSNMEKHLFNLKFAAKELSRSAKKCDKEEKAEKAKIKKAIQKGNMEVARIHAENAIRQKNQAVNFLRMSARVDAVAARVQTAVTMGKVTKSMAGVVKSMDATLKTMNLEKISALMDKFEHQFETLDVQTQQMEDTMSSTTTLTTPQNQVDMLLQEMADEAGLDLNMELPQGQTGSVGTSVASAEQDELSQRLARLRDQV from the coding sequence atgtccaacatggagaaacacctgTTCAACCTGAAGTTCGCGGCCAAAGAACTGAGCAGGAGTGCCAAAAAATGCGATAAGGAGGAAAAGGCCGAAAAGGCCAAAATTAAAAAGGCCATTCAGAAGGGCAACATGGAAGTTGCGAGGATACACGCCGAAAATGCCATCCGCCAGAAGAACCAGGCGGTGAATTTCTTGAGAATGAGTGCGCGAGTCGATGCAGTGGCTGCCAGGGTCCAGACGGCGGTAACGATGGGCAAGGTGACCAAGTCGATGGCTGGTGTGGTTAAGTCAATGGATGCGACACTGAAGACCATGAATCTGGAGAAGATTTCTGCCTTGATGGACAAATTCGAGCACCAGTTTGAAACTCTGGACGTCCAGACGCAGCAAATGGAAGACACGATGAGCAGCACGACGACGCTCACCACTCCCCAGAACCAAGTGGATATGCTGCTCCAGGAAATGGCAGACGAGGCGGGCCTCGACCTCAACATGGAGCTGCCGCAGGGGCAGACCGGCTCCGTGGGCACGAGCGTGGCTTCGGCGGAGCAGGATGAACTGTCTCAGAGACTGGCCCGCCTTCGGGATCAAGTGTGA